Genomic DNA from Enterococcus saccharolyticus subsp. saccharolyticus:
CCGGTTGGATTTTGATAATTAGGATTAAGATAGAGCAACTTGATTTTTTTTGTTTGAATGGCATGTTCTAACTCTTGGCAATCAATGCCCTCGTCATCTTGTTTGATACCGATCAAATGAATACCTAATGAAGCAAATAAGGGCAACGCAAACAAGAAAGAAGGATCTTCGGTTGCCATGTAACTTCCCGTATCAAGTAATACTTGAATCAATAGGAAGATTCCTTGCGTAGATCCCGAAGTAATCAACAAGTCTTGCCCCTTCGTTGGCAAAGCAAATTCCCTCGCTAAATGATTGAGTAAATGCTGTTTTAAAGGGAGATAACCTGTGGGATGAATTTTTTTCTCTTCATATAACACTTGTTCCCACGTAATTGCTGGAAACTCAAAGTCAGGTATCAATTCTGCGGGTAAATCACCGGTATACAAATCTAGCGTATCTACAGTATTTTGTTTTTGTTTTAGTTCACTCACGTAAGGATCTTCTTTTAAAAACGGACTTGAGAGTAACGAGCGCCATTGGTTCATTAATAGTTGACGACTGCCCCAACGACCTTGTGCAACACGTGTGCCGCTACCTTGTTTTCTGGTGATCCAACCTAAACTCACGAGCTCTTCTAATGCACGGACGACAGTGGAACGATTCACTTCATAAGATTGAGCAAGTTGCCTTTCAGGAGGCAGCTTGTCACCAGGCATGAGTTGGCCTTGTTGAATGGCTTGAATAATTTGTGAGGTGATTTGTTGGTACAAAGGTTTTTTATCTTGTTTGTTAATCTGCCACATTGCGAATCTCCTTTGAAATTGGATGGTTTAAAAATAAGCCAATTGGCTGTTTTCGTCAAGCAATCGATTCGCTATACTAAAAAATACGAGGGGGGAGCGTATGGAAAAAGTAGTAACGATTGCAGGATCAGACTCAACAGGTGGTGCTGGTTTGCAAGCAGATTTAAAAACATTTGAAGAATATGGTGTCTTTGGGTTTTCTAGTATCACATCTATTGTGACGATGGACCCAGAAAATGGATGGTCGCATGAAGTGACAGAATTGCCAGAAGAACTTTTGCGTAAACAGCTGATTTCGGTTTTTGCGGGTGGTTCTGTAGATGCCTTAAAAACAGGGATGATGGGGAATGAAAAAAATATTCAGGTGGCAAGTGAGTTTATCGAACGTTACCAAGTGAAACATGTGGTGATTGATCCAGTAATCGCTTGTAAAGGTACCGCACAAATTTTACAACCCAAGAGTGTGGCGGGAATTAAGGACTATTTATTACCAAAAGCGTATGTTACGACACCCAATTTAGTCGAAGCAGGTATTTTATCGGGCTTGGGTGATTTAACTTCAATTGAAGATATGAAAGCAGCAGCCACAATTATTCATCAATTAGGCGCCCAATATGTGGTTGTGAAAGGTGGTCATCGCTTAGGATTGGCAAAAGCAATCGATGTTTTTTATGACGGGAAAGAATTTACGGTATTAGAAAATGAGTTGATCCCAACTGATTGTAACCACGGGGCAGGCTGTACTTTTGCGGCTGCCATTACGGCTGGTTTAGCAAAAGGCTATTCAGCTAAAGAAGCTGTCATCTTAGCGAAAAAATTTGTCGCACAAGCCATCCAACATGGCGTACAAATTAATCCATATGTGGGTCATGTGTGGCATGGCGCTTATAATGAAGCAGAAAAACGAATGGAGGAGTAGGAATGAAACAGACAAGCATTCAGACAATCGTCTTAGTGGCATTATTTACAGCGTTAACAGTGATTGGAACAATGATTAAAATTCCGTTGCCAACAGGTGCGTTCGTCCATTTAGGCAATGCGGTTTTATTATTATCTGTTTTATATTTGGGATATGTGAAAGGCTCATTAGCAGGTGGGTTAGGTTTTGCTATTTTCGATGTTTTAAATGGCTATGCTAGTGAAGCACCGTATTTTATCTTGGAAAGTTTTATTGTCGGCGCCGCAGCATATGGTGTGTTTCTTCTATTTAAAAAGAATCCTACACATATTTGGCAAATTTTAGTGATTGCAGCTGGGACTGGTGTGGCGAAATTAGTGATGACACAAGTTAAAAATACTGTGCGTCAACTCTTCTTAGGAATGGATTTATTGCCAGCCTTTACTACCGCAGCAATTAAGTTGCCGGCAACACTGATTAATGTTTGCTTAACAGCAATCATTGTTTCTTTTTTATATTTCCCATTGAAAAAAGCAATGGATCGTACTTTTAGACAATCATTTGGTCGATAATTTGCAACAAACCACGCGCGCTTAGCTGCGTGGTTTTTCTATTGAAAACGACTTTGCTATTATTTTCAGAAAAAAATAAAATTTATTGAATAAAATGCTTGCTATTCTAGTGCAGATATAATATACTCATTGAGGTGCTGCATATGAAAGAGTATGTTACACACAGTGGCAGAGAAAAATCTGCCGGCTACGAAACGAGAGGTTGCGACACGCCCGGACGCTTTGCCATGGACGAGCGTGACGGAAAATTTTCGTGGAGCTATGTCTACTTTTCAAAATAGACGAAGGAGGGAAAACAAATGGCAAAACAAAAAATTCGTATCCGTTTAAAAGCGTATGAACATCGTATTTTAGACCAATCAGCGGATAAAATCGTAGAAACTGCAAAAAGAACTGGAGCTACTATTTCAGGTCCAATTCCATTGCCAACAGAGCGCAGTCTATACACAATCATCCGTGCTACACATAAATACAAAGATTCTCGCGAACAATTCGAAATGCGTACACACAAACGTCTAATCGACATTGTGAACCCAACACCAAAAACAGTTGATGCTTTAATGAAGCTAGACTTACCATCAGGTGTTAACATTGAAATTAAACTATAATAAATAACTGGAGGTGTAATCATGACCAAAGGAATCTTAGGGAAAAAAGTGGGAATGACTCAAATCTTCACAGAATCAGGTGAATTAATTCCAGTAACTGTAGTTGAAGCTACTCCAAACGTTGTTTTACAACTTAAAACAGTTGAAAACGATGGTTACGAAGCAGTTCAAGTAGGTTACCAAGATTTACGTGAAGTTTTAAGTAACAAACCTGCGAAAGGTCATGTTGCAAAAGCAAACACGGCTCCTAAGCGCTTCATTCGCGAATTCAAGGATGTTGAGCTAGAGGGCTTAGAAGTAGGATCAGAAATTAAAGTTGACGTATTCCAAGCTGGAGACATCGTTGACGTAACAGGAACTACCAAAGGTAAAGGATTCCAAGGCGTTATCAAACGTCACGGACAATCTCGTGGACCAATGGCTCACGGTTCTCGTTACCATCGTCGTCCTGGATCAATGGGTCCAGTTGCACCTAACCGTGTATTCAAAGGCAAACGTCTTGCAGGACGTATGGGCGGCAATCGCGTAACTATCCAAAATTTGGAAATCGTACGTGTAGATGCTGAACGTAATGTTATCCTTATTAAAGGTAACGTTCCTGGCGCGAAAAAATCATTGATTACAATTAAATCAGCTGTGAAAGCTAAATAAGTAGATAGGAAGAAAGGAGGAACTAAGGAATGCCGAATGTAGCATTATTTAAACAAGATGGAAGCCAAGCTGGCGAAATCACTTTAAACGAAGAAATTTTCG
This window encodes:
- a CDS encoding PLP-dependent aminotransferase family protein; this translates as MWQINKQDKKPLYQQITSQIIQAIQQGQLMPGDKLPPERQLAQSYEVNRSTVVRALEELVSLGWITRKQGSGTRVAQGRWGSRQLLMNQWRSLLSSPFLKEDPYVSELKQKQNTVDTLDLYTGDLPAELIPDFEFPAITWEQVLYEEKKIHPTGYLPLKQHLLNHLAREFALPTKGQDLLITSGSTQGIFLLIQVLLDTGSYMATEDPSFLFALPLFASLGIHLIGIKQDDEGIDCQELEHAIQTKKIKLLYLNPNYQNPTGRTMSLVRRKEVVALCEKYHLPIIEDDVFHELGFTEALPSLKSLAPDQVIYVGSLSKIFGSTIKIGWLLAPQTLITSLASAKKRMESETDLFPQLLATAALTSTNYEQKQTQLLEELRHRSQNFEHVMMPLAADWSYAPIQGGLYYWLTWRHQTLTRKDWQLFLEENLLTAPAFLFSNETMSVRINYTRLSTAQLALFQQTLMRITERIRKDAVYE
- the thiD gene encoding bifunctional hydroxymethylpyrimidine kinase/phosphomethylpyrimidine kinase, whose amino-acid sequence is MEKVVTIAGSDSTGGAGLQADLKTFEEYGVFGFSSITSIVTMDPENGWSHEVTELPEELLRKQLISVFAGGSVDALKTGMMGNEKNIQVASEFIERYQVKHVVIDPVIACKGTAQILQPKSVAGIKDYLLPKAYVTTPNLVEAGILSGLGDLTSIEDMKAAATIIHQLGAQYVVVKGGHRLGLAKAIDVFYDGKEFTVLENELIPTDCNHGAGCTFAAAITAGLAKGYSAKEAVILAKKFVAQAIQHGVQINPYVGHVWHGAYNEAEKRMEE
- a CDS encoding ECF transporter S component, which translates into the protein MKQTSIQTIVLVALFTALTVIGTMIKIPLPTGAFVHLGNAVLLLSVLYLGYVKGSLAGGLGFAIFDVLNGYASEAPYFILESFIVGAAAYGVFLLFKKNPTHIWQILVIAAGTGVAKLVMTQVKNTVRQLFLGMDLLPAFTTAAIKLPATLINVCLTAIIVSFLYFPLKKAMDRTFRQSFGR
- the rpsJ gene encoding 30S ribosomal protein S10; amino-acid sequence: MAKQKIRIRLKAYEHRILDQSADKIVETAKRTGATISGPIPLPTERSLYTIIRATHKYKDSREQFEMRTHKRLIDIVNPTPKTVDALMKLDLPSGVNIEIKL
- the rplC gene encoding 50S ribosomal protein L3 encodes the protein MTKGILGKKVGMTQIFTESGELIPVTVVEATPNVVLQLKTVENDGYEAVQVGYQDLREVLSNKPAKGHVAKANTAPKRFIREFKDVELEGLEVGSEIKVDVFQAGDIVDVTGTTKGKGFQGVIKRHGQSRGPMAHGSRYHRRPGSMGPVAPNRVFKGKRLAGRMGGNRVTIQNLEIVRVDAERNVILIKGNVPGAKKSLITIKSAVKAK